One genomic segment of Tubulanus polymorphus chromosome 4, tnTubPoly1.2, whole genome shotgun sequence includes these proteins:
- the LOC141903150 gene encoding set1/Ash2 histone methyltransferase complex subunit ASH2-like isoform X2, with product MMEVDEESPAEVSGGSLLQQQHLLQPLSPKLQLVADYDKTDGGADDFLEKKDVMAAVAGGDRLEPMDDDSQKGLDEPINCYCGKGRDFSLSELQCGICLRWFHITCITCYVGNCVPFMTNYQFFCKMCNPNGLESFSKKQASFSQMCQTAVANLQAQHPDRRMFSKEREIIPFINKHWESLTSMPRRTKLTWHNTVAKTMLKDTDIFLCEELYHCSDQNFGLINAEISKLGPNYDSLKAALAFAKPGDAKSGTASDIRTRGAKRKAAELQSQTGSKIKRGDLSMTAKLAPHGYPLEHPFNKDGYRYYLAESDPHAPGRQAFDESNEWAAPQLKISDDRFTVTGEKGYSMVRATHSVNKGRWYFEVNLDELPAESATRIGWSQHLGNLQAPCGYDKFSYSWRSRKGTFFHQSRGKHYSEEYGEGDVLGFYIELPWPTDASKLLPTVYKDKPLVKFKNNLYYEEKDYVSETEKNLKVLKNSKIIFFKNGKSQGMVCDDIYEGNYYPTVSLYKNATVTMNFGPEFKFPPEGLEEYKPLSEVTSEAMIEHALADILFHVENESNIPEF from the exons ATGATGGAAGTGGATGAAGAAAGCCCTGCTGAAGTTAGTGGTGGTAGCTTATTACAGCAACAGCATTTGCTGCAACCTCTCAGTCCAAAACTACAACTCGTTGCTGAttatgataaaactgatgGTGGTGCCGAtgactttttggagaaaaaggACGTGATGGCCGCAGTGGCTGGAGGAGACAGACTCGAGCCTATGGACGACGATAGTCAGAAAGGATTAGATGAACCTATTAATTGTTATTG TGGTAAAGGCCGAGATTTTAGTTTATCAGAACTTCAGTGTGGTATTTGTTTACGATGGTTTCACATAACTTGTATTACATGTTATGTTGG aaattgtGTACCGTTCATGACGAACTATCAGTTTTTCTGTAAGATGTGCAATCCTAACGGTCTCGAAAGTTTCTCAAAGAAACAAGCCA gTTTTAGTCAAATGTGTCAAACTGCTGTGGCAAATCTGCAAGCCCAACACCCGGATAGACGAATGTTCTCGAAAGAAAGA GAAATAATTCCATTCATTAACAAACATTGGGAAAGTCTAACGTCGATGCCACGTAGAACGAAACTAACCTGGCATAACACAGTCGCTAAAACTATG ttGAAAGATACTGATATTTTCCTTTGCGAAGAGCTGTATCACTGTTCTGATCAAAACTTCGGACTGATCAATGCG GAAATCTCTAAACTCGGCCCGAATTACGACAGTTTGAAAGCAGCGTTGGCGTTCGCGAAACCTGGAGATGCGAAGTCCGGGACAGCGAGCGACA TTCGAACTCGTGGCGCTAAAAGAAAAGCCGCCGAATTACAATCGCAGACCGGGTCGAAAATCAAACGAGG GGACCTATCGATGACAGCTAAACTCGCGCCGCACGGCTACCCCCTCGAGCATCCGTTCAACAAAGACGGATACCGATATTACCTCGCCGAATCGGATCCTCACGCGCCCGGACGACAGGCTTTCGACGAGAGTAACGAATGGGCCG ctCCGCAGTTGAAGATTTCCGACGATCGTTTTACGGTTACAGGAGAAAAAGGATACAGTATGGTTCGTGCTACTCACA GCGTGAATAAAGGTCGCTGGTATTTCGAGGTCAATTTAGATGAACTACCCGCTGAAAGCGCTACAAGAATCGGATGGTCACAGCATTTAG GAAACCTGCAGGCTCCGTGCGGCTACGATAAATTCAGTTATTCGTGGAGATCGCGGAAGGGCACGTTTTTTCATCAAAGTCGCGGCAAACATTACTCGGAGGAATACGGAGAGGGCGATGTATTAGGATTCTATATCGAACTACCCTGGCCCACTGATGCTTCGAAACTTCTACCGACTGTGTATAAGGACAAG ccactggtcaaattcaaaaacaacttGTACTACGAGGAAAAAGATTACGTATCGGAAACGGAGAAGAACTTGAAAGTTCTTAAAAACAGCAAG ATAATATTCTTCAAGAACGGCAAATCGCAAGGCATGGTCTGTGACGATATTTACGAAGGGAATTACTACCCCACTGTATCGTTATATAAGAATGCGACGGTCACCATGAATTTTGGACCGGAATTTAAATTTCCACCTGAAGGACTCGAAGAATATAAACCA TTATCAGAAGTGACATCCGAGGCAATGATTGAACATGCTCTGGCCGACATACTGTTTCATGTGGAAAATGAAAGCAATATTCCTGAATTTTAA
- the LOC141903056 gene encoding uncharacterized protein LOC141903056, whose protein sequence is MGKCYAYCSSSGYYRESKYCTYKCCGSKTFKYCCSSISSSGIDWTDNYYDVSKSSCSKYQSSSSTSTTTTLNLFWIGPVVGVSVFIIIVLLIVIPVVVVSKKNRQRRLVQPNRAVVVSTTAGSASTSQYPPPPNYNDATQQGYGLTTYPPQKTMYPPPPSQYPPAFPPPGPTSGFAPQNDPAYPPPAYTYS, encoded by the exons ATGGGAAAGTGTTACGCATATTGTAGTTCTAGTGGTTATTACAGAGAGTCGAAATATTGTACATATAAGTGTTGCGGGTCAAAGACATTTAAATACTGTTGCTCTTCGATTTCATCAAGCGGCATCGACTGGACGGACAACTATTACGACGTCAGCAAATCTAGTTGTTCCAAATATCAATCCAGTTCATCAACGTCCACGACCACGAC GCTCAATTTGTTTTGGATCGGTCCTGTCGTAGGTGTATCGGTGTTCATCATCATAGTACTGTTAATCGTGATTCCGGTTGTGGTCGTCTCAAAAAAGAACAGGCAGCGAA GACTAGTGCAACCTAATCGGGCAGTTGTTGTGTCTACAACAGCGGGAAGTGCTTCCACCAGCCAATATCCTCCGCCACCGAACTACAACGACGCCACACAACAAGGATACGGCCTGACGACTTATCCACCACAGAAAACTATGTATCCACCACCGCCATCCCAATATCCCCCAGCATTTCCACCACCCGGACCAACATCGGGCTTTGCTCCACAAAATGATCCCGCATACCCACCTCCCGCTTACACCTATAGTTAA
- the LOC141903151 gene encoding uncharacterized protein LOC141903151 → MVLTDLPFARPSVIESRYALINQSNEKVSEDEDGENKNSSKEYAKFLKDQQKMFGVPGEGSKSGFITTARFERSAKKPVSVVDVAISAEADRKKFENQMKIIADHMWKHKQEERELKRVEGDILKNQRMVRRSMRDYQQSINKKWWEEEKRLSKSLDKYTKVQQDHTHAKEELNKQRIEKVQTTEQGNKDKERKVFLATSNLARKFRSKADELGLKEVEADRLVREFQHKLKLREEEQFKLKQELADLAIELNMEAQKGREMKSDAAKDKKKSNQMKIEDDKTVDKDLDNKLGKSDSDVKVADTTKRRLSANLERMKSKTSMKTREEGRHMLDTRVKLNDNRSVQRQLNITAMEAEQDLKTKEINNKIQMTETRKKNKLSKMMREKKEKEISQQIVFEDRFKRRMIEQKKREHEDHLKHFQKTVKKDEDVEHDLFNKVRNTEYNRQKQEQVVRHLQSQLASLKRENALKLKQEMIERSNNEKDIHQKLQREQAELAKMHAQREDSYQTLMKHRALMEEERHLLNEHEREHARLIRVGQRSDSQTE, encoded by the exons ATGGTGCTAACCGATCTTCCATTTGCTCGACCCTCTGTGATCGAGAGCCGTTATGCCTTAATCAATCAGTCAAATGAAAAGGTTTCTGAAGACGAAGATGGCGAAAATAAAAACTCCAGTAAAGAATATGCAAAATTTCTCAA GGATCAGCAGAAAATGTTCGGAGTGCCCGGTGAAGGGAGCAAGTCTGGTTTCATCACAACTGCGAGATTTGAGCGATCCGCGAAGAAGCCTGTTTCTGTTGTCGATGTAGCTATCAGTGCCGAAGCCGATcgaaaaaaattcgaaaacCAGATGAAAATCATTGCG GACCATATGTGGAAGCATAAACAAGAGGAACGCGAATTGAAACGTGTCGAGGGAGACATACTTAAAAATCAGAGAATGGTCAGACGTTCGATGAGAGATTATCAACAGAGCATTAACAAAAAATGGTGGGAAGAAGAAAAACGCCTCAGTAAAAGTTTAGACAAATACACGAAAGTCCAACAGGACCACACCCACGCCAAAGAAGAG CTTAATAAACAGAGAATCGAAAAAGTCCAAACGACGGAACAAGGGAATAAAGATAAGGAAAGAAAAGTGTTTCTTGCCAC ttcgaATCTCGCCAGAAAATTTCGTTCAAAAGCCGACGAATTGGGTTTGAAAGAGGTCGAAGCGGACCGCCTCGTACGCGAATTTCAACACAAGCTAAAACTGAGAGAG GAAGaacaattcaaactgaaaCAGGAATTAGCGGATTTAGCCATTGAACTCAATATGGAGGCACAGAAAGGCAGagaaatgaaatcagatgcTGCTAA GgataaaaagaaatctaaCCAAATGAAAATTGAGGATGATAAAACTGTTGATAAAGATTTAGATAACAAATTAGG AAAGAGTGACAGTGATGTCAAGGTTGCTGATACGACTAAACGAAGATTGAGCGCAAATTTAGAGCGGATGAAATCAAAAACGTCAATGAAAACTAGAGAAG AGGGTCGTCACATGTTGGACACTCGAGTGAAATTGAACGACAATCGATCCGTGCAACGTCAGTTAAACATCACAGCCATGGAAGCCGAGCAAGATCTAAAAACTAAAGagataaacaataaaatacaG ATGACCGAAACtcgaaagaaaaacaaattatcgaAGATGATGAGAGAGAAAAAAGAGAAAGAGATCTCTCAGCAGATTGTGTTTGAAGATCGTTTCAAACGGAGGATGATCGAACAAAAGAAACGGGAACACGAAGACCATTTAAAGCATTTCCAG aaaacagtCAAGAAAGACGAAGATGTCGAACACGATTTGTTCAACAAAGTTCGAAACACCGAATACAATCGTCAGAAACAAGAACAAGTCGTGCGCCATCTGCAATCACAGCTAGCTAGTCTAAAACGTGAAAACGCCCTCAAACTCAAACAGGAGATGATCGAACGGTCGAATAACGAGAAAGATATTCATCAGAAACTACAACGGGAACAAGCTGAACTCGCAAAG
- the LOC141903150 gene encoding set1/Ash2 histone methyltransferase complex subunit ASH2-like isoform X1, which yields MMEVDEESPAEVSGGSLLQQQHLLQPLSPKLQLVADYDKTDGGADDFLEKKDVMAAVAGGDRLEPMDDDSQKGLDEPINCYCGKGRDFSLSELQCGICLRWFHITCITCYVGNCVPFMTNYQFFCKMCNPNGLESFSKKQASFSQMCQTAVANLQAQHPDRRMFSKEREIIPFINKHWESLTSMPRRTKLTWHNTVAKTMLKDTDIFLCEELYHCSDQNFGLINAEISKLGPNYDSLKAALAFAKPGDAKSGTASDIRTRGAKRKAAELQSQTGSKIKRGDLSMTAKLAPHGYPLEHPFNKDGYRYYLAESDPHAPGRQAFDESNEWAGKPIPGYLYRMFIGSQVLLALHDRAPQLKISDDRFTVTGEKGYSMVRATHSVNKGRWYFEVNLDELPAESATRIGWSQHLGNLQAPCGYDKFSYSWRSRKGTFFHQSRGKHYSEEYGEGDVLGFYIELPWPTDASKLLPTVYKDKPLVKFKNNLYYEEKDYVSETEKNLKVLKNSKIIFFKNGKSQGMVCDDIYEGNYYPTVSLYKNATVTMNFGPEFKFPPEGLEEYKPLSEVTSEAMIEHALADILFHVENESNIPEF from the exons ATGATGGAAGTGGATGAAGAAAGCCCTGCTGAAGTTAGTGGTGGTAGCTTATTACAGCAACAGCATTTGCTGCAACCTCTCAGTCCAAAACTACAACTCGTTGCTGAttatgataaaactgatgGTGGTGCCGAtgactttttggagaaaaaggACGTGATGGCCGCAGTGGCTGGAGGAGACAGACTCGAGCCTATGGACGACGATAGTCAGAAAGGATTAGATGAACCTATTAATTGTTATTG TGGTAAAGGCCGAGATTTTAGTTTATCAGAACTTCAGTGTGGTATTTGTTTACGATGGTTTCACATAACTTGTATTACATGTTATGTTGG aaattgtGTACCGTTCATGACGAACTATCAGTTTTTCTGTAAGATGTGCAATCCTAACGGTCTCGAAAGTTTCTCAAAGAAACAAGCCA gTTTTAGTCAAATGTGTCAAACTGCTGTGGCAAATCTGCAAGCCCAACACCCGGATAGACGAATGTTCTCGAAAGAAAGA GAAATAATTCCATTCATTAACAAACATTGGGAAAGTCTAACGTCGATGCCACGTAGAACGAAACTAACCTGGCATAACACAGTCGCTAAAACTATG ttGAAAGATACTGATATTTTCCTTTGCGAAGAGCTGTATCACTGTTCTGATCAAAACTTCGGACTGATCAATGCG GAAATCTCTAAACTCGGCCCGAATTACGACAGTTTGAAAGCAGCGTTGGCGTTCGCGAAACCTGGAGATGCGAAGTCCGGGACAGCGAGCGACA TTCGAACTCGTGGCGCTAAAAGAAAAGCCGCCGAATTACAATCGCAGACCGGGTCGAAAATCAAACGAGG GGACCTATCGATGACAGCTAAACTCGCGCCGCACGGCTACCCCCTCGAGCATCCGTTCAACAAAGACGGATACCGATATTACCTCGCCGAATCGGATCCTCACGCGCCCGGACGACAGGCTTTCGACGAGAGTAACGAATGGGCCGGTAAGCCTATACCCGGTTATCTCTACAGAATGTTCATAGGTTCTCAAGTGCTTTTAGCGTTACACGATCGAG ctCCGCAGTTGAAGATTTCCGACGATCGTTTTACGGTTACAGGAGAAAAAGGATACAGTATGGTTCGTGCTACTCACA GCGTGAATAAAGGTCGCTGGTATTTCGAGGTCAATTTAGATGAACTACCCGCTGAAAGCGCTACAAGAATCGGATGGTCACAGCATTTAG GAAACCTGCAGGCTCCGTGCGGCTACGATAAATTCAGTTATTCGTGGAGATCGCGGAAGGGCACGTTTTTTCATCAAAGTCGCGGCAAACATTACTCGGAGGAATACGGAGAGGGCGATGTATTAGGATTCTATATCGAACTACCCTGGCCCACTGATGCTTCGAAACTTCTACCGACTGTGTATAAGGACAAG ccactggtcaaattcaaaaacaacttGTACTACGAGGAAAAAGATTACGTATCGGAAACGGAGAAGAACTTGAAAGTTCTTAAAAACAGCAAG ATAATATTCTTCAAGAACGGCAAATCGCAAGGCATGGTCTGTGACGATATTTACGAAGGGAATTACTACCCCACTGTATCGTTATATAAGAATGCGACGGTCACCATGAATTTTGGACCGGAATTTAAATTTCCACCTGAAGGACTCGAAGAATATAAACCA TTATCAGAAGTGACATCCGAGGCAATGATTGAACATGCTCTGGCCGACATACTGTTTCATGTGGAAAATGAAAGCAATATTCCTGAATTTTAA
- the LOC141903681 gene encoding uncharacterized protein LOC141903681, whose product MVICPDDWKTLRATFKAFDSDRSGILTVEKVKRVFENAGVKVAEDEIAKQLVLMDRNEDGKVDIEDYIQAMLDPE is encoded by the exons ATG gttatttgtCCAGATGATTGGAAAACTCTGCGGGCGACTTTCAAAGCGTTCGATTCGGACAGAAGTGGGATCCTGACGGTAGAAAAGGTAAAAAGAGTTTTCGAGAATGCTGGCGTTAAGGTAGCTGAAGATGAAATCGCAAAACAACTGGTGCTCATGGACAGAAATGAAGACGGAAAAGTTGACATTGAAG ACTACATTCAAGCTATGTTAGATCCGGAGTGA
- the LOC141903678 gene encoding la-related protein 7-like: MFVIQTLRIGASHKVTKVVWRFFRTSFFENIRKWALIRIRMEVHEKKDGDKKKYKKRMKKLYSQIKDQMEFYFSDANISKDRFLGKLVHENSAGYVDLDIFKKFNKLRTLSTDMKVIIKALSFSSMLELNEDKTMVRRKSTVKVLCDVDERTVYIECLPSHVDHDWVKKVFSVCGDVLYVSLPRYKSTGDFKGFGFVEFRTKDQAAEAIKMMNNPPSDAPQHAGKFPKTSKQTIQLEKKQHEIETSKVEILQSRKRTHSLSETDRESTKPQKRRRTVSENNGSNVVVSESKPVKFILGSSDDDDSNSDDSESSETPAKKPKLDPAHDQEAKTDEEKPRKKKNKTRKNKKKNGEKKNKDLPRLRVLTKKSWLSLRNEYLNLQKRSMSELKEAIKEHTNRERQKEEEKQKLMEEEAIASRKKLEFVPGVIIHLKSTEPTNRKLLKEKIPADGIAYIDLKDEAVDGYIRCLNVEGAKAVLDANVAGIELQLLQGEEEKQYWERIEVDRKQKLSSKTKQKKRGSQKVLKKAESIVTDVNKKKHIYFDDN; encoded by the exons ATGTTCGTAATCCAAACATTGCGTATCGGCGCGAGCCACAAAGTCACGAAGGTTGTGTGGAGATTTTTCAGGACTtccttttttgaaaatattagaaagtGGGCCCTGATTCGCATCAGAATGGaagttcatgaaaaaaaagacgGTGATAAAAAGAAGTACAAGAAAAGAATGAAGAAGCTTTACTCACAGATTAAGGATCAG ATGGAATTCTATTTCAGTGATGCAAACATCAGCAAAGACCGATTTCTCGGAAAATTAGTGCATGAAAATTCTGCGGGAT atgTGGATCTTGACATTTTCAAGAAGTTCAACAAACTCCGAACTCTAAGCACAGATATGAAAGTCATCATCAAAGCGTTATCATTTTCTAGCATGTTAGAG TTGAACGAAGACAAGACAATGGTTCGAAGGAAATCTACGGTTAAAGTTTTGTGCGATGTTGATGAACGTACTGTTTATATT GAATGTTTGCCATCTCACGTTGATCACGACTGGGTGAAAAAAGTGTTCAGCGTTTGCGGCGACGTTCTGTACGTCAGTCTACCCCGATATAAAAGTACAGGTGACTTTAAAGGTTTCGGGTTCGTTGAATTTCGAACGAAAGATCAGGCCGCGGAAGCGATTAAG ATGATGAACAATCCCCCGTCCGATGCGCCTCAACACGCGGGAAAATTCCCGAAAACGAgcaaacagacaattcaaCTGGAGAAGAAACAGCATGAAATCGAGACCTCTAAAG TTGAAATCCTTCAGAGTCGGAAACGAACGCATAGTTTATCGGAGACCGACCGAGAATCGACGAAACCGCAAAAGAGGCGAAGAACCGTCAGCGAAAATAATGGTTCAAACGTCGTCGTGTCCGAGTCGAAACCTGTCAAATTCATACTCGGCTCTTCGGACGACGACGATTCGAATAGCGATGATTCGGAATCGTCGGAGACTCCCGCGAAAAAACCGAAATTAGATCCCGCACACGACCAGGAGGCGAAGACTGATGAGGAAAAGCCGCGaaagaagaaaaacaaaacacgtaaaaataagaagaaaaatggcgagaagaaaaataaagatttgCCACGTTTGAGAGTTCTAACAAA aaaaagttGGCTGTCATTGCGAAACGAATACCTTAATTTGCAAAAGAGAAGCATGTCTGAATTGAAAGAGGCAATAAAGGAACATACGAATCGTGAAAGACAGAAAG AGGAAGAAAAACAGAAATTGATGGAAGAAGAAGCGATTGCGAGTCGAAAGAAATTAGAATTCGTACCCGGCGTAATAATTCACCTGAAATCAACCGAGCCAACGAATCGAAAACTACTTAAA GAGAAGATTCCCGCCGATGGCATAGCTTATATTGATTTGAAAGATGAGGCTGTAGATGGTTACATCAGATGTTTGAATGTCGAGGGCGCTAAGGCTGTTTTGGACGCTAACGTGGCAGGAATAGAGCTTCAACTTTTACAGG GTGAAGAAGAAAAGCAATATTGGGAGAGAATCGAGGTCGatcgaaaacaaaaactgagCAGCAAAACGAAACAGAAAAAACGCGGGTCTCAAAAA GTATTAAAGAAGGCAGAATCAATAGTCACAGACGTAAATaagaaaaaacatatttacTTCGACGACAATTGA
- the LOC141903152 gene encoding cilia- and flagella-associated protein 299-like — protein sequence MEEEVAGGSDNIVTEFSTYEDFLDSQITSLDLYYLEDEELARQLVELGYRGSGEVLKREEFEARKQAAEASRLSKRSQQKTLASSGKELKDSFLKALAQREEANRSGKMTSIIFIRDKNSRGQEISGYIDYAHRLKTEDFEPYFAGRKRLLARPSDLSFYNWETQTSTSNPTPNYQVIAENASGLLFKNKRDRKILNVDPKAASPGDNSTRTAIETMKYTQVVIYDHITRRKT from the exons atggagGAAGAAGTCGCTGGTGGAAGTGACAATATTGTCACCGAATTTAGTACATACGAAGATTTCCTCGACTCACAAATCACATCTTTAGATCTTTACTACCTTGAG GATGAGGAGTTAGCTCGTCAACTAGTCGAACTGGGTTACAGAGGTAGCGGGGAAGTGCTGAAAAGAGAGGAGTTCGAAGCAAGAAAACAAGCAGCTGAAGCTAGTAGATTGTCAAAAAGAAGCCAAcaaaa GACTTTAGCAAGTTCAGGAAAAGAATTGAAAGACTCATTTTTAAAAGCATTGGCACAAAGAGAAGAAGCAAATCGAAGTGGAAAAATGACA tcgATAATTTTCATTAGAGATAAAAATTCCCGAGGTCAGGAAATATCGGGATACATAGATTACGCGCACAGATTAAAAACGGAAGATTTTGAGCCTTATTTCGCCGGAAGAAAAAGACTATTAGCAAGACCATCAGATTTAAG TTTCTACAACTGGGAAACGCAAACTTCGACATCGAATCCGACTCCGAACTACCAAGTCATTGCAGAGAATGCATCGGGTCTTTTATTCAAGAACAAACGTGATCGGAAAATATTGAATGTCGACCCAAAG GCTGCATCACCCGGAGATAATTCAACTCGAACTGCTATTGAGACTATGAAGTATACACAAGTCGTTATCTATGACCACATTACTAGACGAAAAACATGA